A part of Leptospira andrefontaineae genomic DNA contains:
- a CDS encoding late control protein: MRLIGYDRKYFFHIQHTDLLFQFSDEDLSSTQNDLTRATLSFEVEEEEYSNTIITFTVRDDIGITSKACRRGQKLKIKWGIKNEGSLLGIFSLGSDEITSSTIRGPVTATVITSNGFFSGGKHFRTVVLRATKLETRAKLTKTFESGTYESIIRARAEEMGYSDSIVSFPEKSTEINPKRCLIQSNETNHEFLLRLALKFGCILIQCLNDKGSLILIFSQTLDLLDKGFTKIKGQTGNYHYFDYGNNQSNLLESPKYDLGTGSSMGSSASISKDADGKLVATFTSSETEKTTQYVLNTDKVRKALRSVSPAEALRLNVMVQSASFEDFMDDDKIKPPFDKYFDVKTFTTAPEQMGWSFEAPVVPDPVFQIGDRCWIGPKNDTGESVIPPEIKSYRKSGKNALWRLAKSKWKHDGGGVSQDLVMKR, from the coding sequence ATGAGACTCATCGGTTACGATAGAAAATATTTTTTCCACATTCAGCATACTGATCTGTTATTTCAGTTTTCGGATGAGGACTTGAGCTCCACTCAAAACGATCTTACTAGGGCGACTCTTTCCTTTGAAGTTGAGGAGGAAGAATACTCAAATACAATTATCACTTTTACGGTAAGGGATGATATAGGGATCACCTCGAAAGCCTGCAGACGCGGACAAAAACTAAAGATAAAGTGGGGAATAAAAAACGAGGGGAGTCTATTAGGGATATTTAGTTTAGGAAGTGATGAAATCACGTCCTCCACAATCAGAGGTCCAGTCACGGCAACCGTTATCACTTCGAACGGGTTTTTCTCTGGTGGAAAGCATTTCAGGACAGTTGTCCTTAGAGCAACAAAATTGGAGACTCGAGCCAAACTCACTAAGACATTCGAATCCGGTACTTATGAAAGCATCATTAGAGCCCGAGCGGAAGAGATGGGATATTCGGATTCCATTGTTTCCTTTCCTGAAAAATCGACGGAGATTAATCCTAAGCGATGCCTTATCCAAAGCAACGAAACAAATCACGAATTCCTTTTAAGACTGGCTCTAAAGTTCGGATGTATTCTAATCCAATGCCTAAACGACAAAGGAAGCCTTATCCTAATTTTTTCCCAAACTCTGGACTTACTCGACAAAGGGTTCACAAAGATTAAGGGGCAAACCGGAAACTACCATTATTTTGATTATGGAAACAATCAGAGTAACCTTTTAGAATCTCCAAAGTATGATCTAGGAACTGGGAGCTCCATGGGATCATCTGCGTCCATTTCTAAGGATGCAGACGGGAAACTTGTGGCCACCTTTACTTCGTCCGAGACTGAAAAGACGACTCAATATGTCCTAAATACGGATAAAGTTCGGAAGGCACTCCGGTCCGTTTCGCCAGCAGAGGCACTTCGATTGAACGTTATGGTTCAGAGCGCATCCTTTGAAGACTTCATGGACGATGATAAAATCAAACCTCCTTTCGATAAGTATTTCGATGTGAAGACATTTACGACTGCGCCGGAACAAATGGGCTGGTCCTTTGAAGCTCCGGTAGTACCGGATCCAGTGTTCCAAATTGGAGATAGATGTTGGATCGGTCCGAAAAATGACACCGGGGAGAGTGTGATCCCGCCAGAGATTAAATCATATCGAAAATCTGGGAAGAATGCGCTCTGGAGACTCGCGAAAAGTAAGTGGAAACATGATGGTGGCGGTGTCTCTCAAGACTTGGTGATGAAAAGATGA